The following coding sequences lie in one Xanthomonas hyacinthi genomic window:
- a CDS encoding HAD family hydrolase: MHLALFDFDHTVTTTDTYSRFLRRVATPQQLAQAKWSVGPWLAGYRLGLVSAQAIRRRVTRIVFAGRAAGEIAAHARAYAHEVLPTLLRPEMMQRIAWHRAQGDSVVLVSASLDLYLQPWCAQHGLGLICNRLEARDGRLTGRYADGDCGPHKARLIRARYDVAAYPRVYAYGDSREDRPMLALAHERWYGGRRVA; encoded by the coding sequence ATGCACTTAGCCCTCTTCGACTTCGACCACACGGTCACCACCACCGATACCTATTCGCGGTTCCTGCGCCGCGTGGCCACACCGCAGCAGCTGGCGCAGGCGAAGTGGTCGGTGGGGCCGTGGTTGGCCGGCTATCGGCTGGGCCTGGTGTCGGCGCAGGCGATCCGCAGGCGGGTCACGCGGATCGTGTTCGCCGGCCGGGCCGCAGGGGAGATCGCCGCGCACGCCCGGGCATATGCGCACGAGGTGCTGCCGACGCTGCTGCGGCCGGAGATGATGCAGCGCATCGCCTGGCACCGGGCGCAGGGCGACAGCGTGGTGCTGGTGTCCGCGTCGCTGGACCTGTATCTGCAACCGTGGTGCGCACAGCACGGGCTGGGGCTGATCTGCAACCGCCTGGAAGCGCGCGACGGCCGGCTGACCGGGCGCTATGCCGATGGCGATTGCGGGCCGCACAAAGCGCGGCTGATCCGCGCGCGCTACGATGTGGCCGCCTATCCGCGCGTCTACGCCTACGGCGACAGCCGCGAAGACCGGCCGATGCTGGCGCTGGCCCACGAGCGCTGGTACGGCGGCCGCCGCGTCGCCTGA
- the rnfB gene encoding Rnf electron transport complex subunit RnfB — translation MKPTHDNLLERLDRLLPQTQCGQCGFDGCRPYAAAMARGAAQVDRCPPGGDAGARALARVLGSVPRPYDRGRGTHKPAQVAFVIEADCIGCTKCIQACPVDAIVGGAKYMHTVLAPLCTGCELCVPACPVDCIELRPA, via the coding sequence ATGAAGCCCACCCACGACAACCTGCTGGAACGCCTCGATCGCCTGCTGCCGCAGACCCAGTGCGGCCAGTGCGGCTTCGACGGCTGCCGTCCGTACGCCGCGGCGATGGCGCGCGGCGCGGCGCAGGTGGACCGCTGCCCGCCCGGTGGCGACGCCGGTGCGCGGGCACTGGCGCGCGTGCTCGGCAGCGTGCCGCGACCCTACGACCGCGGCCGCGGCACGCACAAACCGGCGCAGGTGGCGTTCGTGATCGAGGCCGACTGCATCGGCTGCACCAAGTGCATCCAGGCCTGCCCGGTGGACGCCATCGTCGGCGGCGCCAAGTACATGCACACGGTGCTGGCGCCGCTATGCACCGGCTGCGAGCTGTGCGTGCCGGCCTGCCCGGTGGACTGCATCGAACTGCGCCCGGCCTAG
- a CDS encoding sigma-70 family RNA polymerase sigma factor — protein MTETPDHDEAGQLLVATAAGDSAAFERLYRTTSPRLFGVCLRIVPQRGEAEDVLQEVFTSVWRKAAQFDPQRARGLTWLTMIARNKAIDHLRARAPARQSVALDDVGELHDDGRDPLAETEWRVAGRRLDVCMGELEPPRGELIRTAFFEGITYEELAKRSGTPLGTVKSWIRRGLAKLKACLER, from the coding sequence ATGACCGAGACGCCCGATCACGACGAAGCAGGCCAATTGCTGGTCGCCACCGCGGCCGGCGACAGCGCCGCGTTCGAACGCCTGTACCGGACCACGTCGCCGCGCCTGTTCGGCGTGTGCCTGCGCATCGTGCCGCAGCGCGGCGAAGCCGAAGACGTGCTGCAGGAGGTGTTCACCTCGGTCTGGCGCAAGGCCGCGCAGTTCGATCCGCAGCGCGCGCGCGGCCTGACCTGGCTGACCATGATCGCGCGCAACAAGGCCATCGATCACCTGCGCGCGCGTGCGCCGGCGCGGCAATCGGTGGCGCTGGACGACGTCGGCGAACTGCACGACGACGGCCGCGATCCCCTGGCCGAGACCGAATGGCGCGTCGCCGGGCGGCGCCTGGACGTGTGCATGGGCGAACTGGAACCGCCGCGCGGCGAGCTGATCCGCACGGCGTTCTTCGAAGGCATCACCTACGAGGAACTGGCCAAGCGCAGCGGAACCCCACTGGGCACGGTCAAGAGCTGGATCCGGCGCGGTCTGGCCAAGCTGAAGGCGTGCCTGGAACGATGA
- a CDS encoding anti-sigma factor, translated as MNASVPDPQETPPPRDVLAGEYVLGVLDAPERRAAEQRIAADAEFAAAVTQWQQQLMPLADEIAPVAVPERVWVRIRASLGLDAPAPRAPTASPGFWESVRTWRWLSAGGFATAAACMLTLMVARQPLPPQPPTPPVATAPADSGIAMTSTLMRNDGKPGYVVLMDADKQRITLTPLAGSRDAARVPELWLIPADGKARSMGVFDAAQARAARIPDALMPLLSDAAVLAVTMEPPGGAPGGVATGPVVAKGDITTLRLAP; from the coding sequence ATGAACGCCTCCGTGCCCGATCCGCAGGAAACCCCGCCGCCGCGCGACGTGCTGGCCGGCGAATACGTGCTCGGCGTGCTCGATGCGCCCGAGCGCCGCGCCGCCGAACAACGCATCGCCGCCGACGCCGAGTTCGCCGCGGCGGTGACGCAATGGCAGCAGCAGCTGATGCCGCTGGCCGACGAGATCGCGCCGGTCGCAGTCCCCGAGCGTGTGTGGGTGCGCATCCGCGCATCGCTCGGCCTGGACGCGCCGGCGCCACGTGCGCCGACCGCGTCGCCTGGCTTCTGGGAAAGCGTGCGCACCTGGCGTTGGTTGAGCGCCGGCGGCTTCGCCACCGCAGCGGCCTGCATGCTCACGCTGATGGTGGCGCGTCAGCCGCTGCCGCCGCAGCCCCCCACGCCGCCGGTCGCGACAGCGCCCGCCGACAGCGGCATCGCGATGACCTCGACGCTGATGCGGAACGACGGCAAGCCTGGCTATGTGGTGCTGATGGACGCCGACAAGCAGCGCATCACCCTGACCCCGCTGGCCGGCAGCCGCGATGCCGCGCGTGTGCCGGAGCTGTGGCTGATTCCGGCCGACGGCAAGGCGCGCTCGATGGGCGTGTTCGACGCCGCGCAGGCGCGCGCGGCGCGCATACCCGATGCGCTGATGCCATTGCTCAGCGATGCCGCGGTGCTGGCGGTGACGATGGAACCGCCGGGCGGCGCGCCCGGCGGCGTCGCCACCGGCCCGGTAGTCGCCAAGGGCGACATCACGACGCTGCGCCTGGCGCCGTAG
- the avrBs3 gene encoding type III secretion system effector avirulence protein AvrBs3 has protein sequence MQSVLRASYEPPSHFSAAVAAPSPTPPRALAAARTPEPSPAFSVGSVSELLRQFDPSLCIFPSLSAYGADAVPGESTEVQSVLRASYEPPSHFSAAVAAPSPTPPRAQAAARRRSSAQTSDASPAESVDLSTLGYTQKQREQIKPDAWSKVAQHHAVLAGHGFTHVQIVELSRHAASLGTVADRYQAIIAVLPKATHKQIVEVGKRQSGARALQTLLKVAEDLRGPPLQLETCQLIKIAKRGGALAVETVHASRNALTGEPLHLTPTQVVAIAGNDGGRQALETLQRLLPVLCQAPYALTPRQVVAIAGNIGGKQALETVQRLLPVLCQAPYALTPQQVVAIASNGGGKQALETVQRLLPVLCQAPHALTPQQVVAIASNDGGRQALETLQRLLPVLCQAPHALTPQQVVAIASNHGGKQALETVQRLLPVLCQAPYALTPQQVVAIAGNIGGKQALETLQRLLPVLCQAPYALTPQQVVAIAGNGGGKQALETVQRLLPVLCQAPHALTPQQVVAIASNDGGRQALETVQRLLPVLCQAPHALTPQQVVAIASNGGGRQALETLQRLLPVLCQAPYALTPQQVVAIAGNDGGRQALETVQRLLPVLCQAPYALTPQQVVAIAGNGGGKQALETVQRLLPVLCQAPHALTPQQVVAIAGNIGGKQALETVQRLLPVLCQAPYALTPQQVVAIASNDGGRQALETVQRLLPVLCQEPHALTPQQVVAIAGNIGGKQALETVQRLLPVLCQAPHALTPQQVVAIASNDGGRQALETVQRLLPVLCQAPHALTPQQVVAIASNIGGRQALETVQRLLPVLCQAPHALTPQQVVAIASNDGGRQALETVRRLLPVLCQAPHALTPQQVVAIASNIGGKQALEGVVVQLSTPHPALAAFTSDGLVALACLGGRPALEAVKNGLPQAVALIRKMNNRVPERTARDVAELGKTLRVLSFFQCHSNPTHAFHEAMAEFEMSRQGLLQLFRCIGVTELEAISGTIPTTSQRWQRIVHALGMKPRSAYVQTPIQESLHVFADSLERELNAPSPMQDAFPAGSSSRKRSRSDDPVHSFLAQQIADAPIPEHRDAPHLPLLSSWGAKRPRSIAHGLPDPGMPTDAELAVSSAAFLEQDADFFPSPGAGEDFQMFSEEEIARLMNFFPDFPVAASSDTWIDEAASH, from the coding sequence GTGCAGTCGGTTCTGCGCGCATCGTATGAACCGCCGTCCCACTTTAGCGCGGCTGTCGCTGCCCCATCGCCAACTCCGCCGCGCGCCCTGGCGGCAGCGCGCACGCCCGAACCCTCGCCTGCTTTTTCAGTGGGCAGCGTCAGCGAGCTGCTACGTCAGTTCGATCCATCGCTTTGTATATTTCCTTCCTTGAGCGCTTACGGTGCAGACGCTGTACCTGGAGAGAGTACTGAGGTGCAGTCGGTTCTGCGCGCATCGTATGAACCGCCATCTCACTTTAGTGCGGCTGTCGCTGCCCCATCACCAACTCCGCCGCGCGCCCAGGCGGCAGCGCGGCGGCGGAGTTCTGCCCAGACCTCCGACGCTTCGCCTGCTGAGAGTGTGGATCTGAGCACCTTGGGTTACACCCAGAAGCAACGGGAGCAGATCAAGCCGGATGCCTGGTCAAAAGTGGCGCAGCATCACGCAGTATTGGCAGGCCATGGGTTTACGCACGTGCAGATCGTTGAGCTCAGCAGACATGCGGCATCGTTAGGGACCGTGGCTGACCGTTATCAGGCGATTATCGCGGTGCTGCCAAAGGCGACACACAAACAAATCGTAGAAGTAGGTAAACGGCAGTCAGGTGCGCGTGCCCTGCAGACATTGCTCAAGGTGGCGGAAGATTTGAGAGGTCCGCCGTTACAGTTGGAAACATGCCAACTGATCAAGATTGCAAAACGTGGCGGCGCTCTAGCGGTTGAGACAGTCCACGCATCGCGCAATGCGCTTACTGGCGAACCACTGCACCTGACGCCTACACAGGTCGTGGCCATCGCCGGCAACGATGGCGGCAGGCAGGCGCTGGAGACGCTGCAGAGGCTGTTGCCCGTGCTATGCCAGGCGCCCTATGCCCTGACCCCGCGGCAGGTCGTGGCCATCGCCGGCAACATCGGCGGCAAGCAGGCGCTGGAGACGGTGCAGAGGCTGCTGCCCGTGCTATGCCAGGCGCCCTATGCCCTGACCCCGCAGCAGGTCGTGGCCATCGCCAGCAACGGTGGCGGCAAGCAGGCGCTGGAGACGGTGCAGAGGCTGCTGCCCGTGCTATGCCAGGCGCCCCATGCCCTGACCCCGCAGCAGGTCGTGGCCATCGCCAGCAACGATGGCGGCAGGCAGGCGCTGGAGACGCTGCAGAGGCTGCTGCCCGTGCTATGCCAGGCGCCCCATGCCCTGACCCCGCAGCAGGTCGTGGCCATCGCCAGCAACCATGGCGGCAAGCAGGCGCTGGAGACGGTGCAGAGGTTGCTGCCCGTGCTATGCCAGGCCCCCTATGCCCTGACCCCGCAACAGGTCGTGGCCATCGCCGGCAACATCGGCGGCAAGCAGGCGCTGGAGACGCTGCAGAGGCTGCTGCCCGTGCTATGCCAGGCGCCCTATGCCCTGACCCCGCAGCAGGTCGTGGCCATCGCCGGCAACGGTGGCGGCAAGCAGGCGCTGGAGACGGTGCAGAGGCTGCTGCCCGTGCTATGCCAGGCGCCCCATGCCCTGACCCCGCAGCAGGTCGTGGCCATCGCCAGCAACGATGGCGGCAGGCAGGCGCTGGAGACGGTGCAGAGGTTGCTGCCCGTGCTATGCCAGGCGCCCCATGCCCTGACCCCGCAGCAGGTCGTGGCCATCGCCAGCAACGGTGGCGGCAGGCAGGCGCTGGAGACGCTGCAGAGGCTGCTGCCCGTGCTATGCCAGGCGCCCTATGCCCTGACCCCGCAGCAGGTCGTGGCCATCGCCGGCAACGATGGCGGCAGGCAGGCGCTGGAGACGGTGCAGAGGCTGCTGCCCGTGCTATGCCAGGCGCCCTATGCCCTGACCCCGCAGCAGGTCGTGGCCATCGCCGGCAACGGTGGCGGCAAGCAGGCGCTGGAGACGGTGCAGAGGCTGCTGCCCGTGCTATGCCAGGCGCCCCATGCCCTGACCCCGCAGCAGGTCGTGGCCATCGCCGGCAACATCGGCGGCAAGCAGGCGCTGGAGACGGTGCAGAGGCTGCTGCCCGTGCTATGCCAGGCGCCCTATGCCCTGACCCCGCAGCAGGTCGTGGCCATCGCCAGCAACGATGGCGGCAGGCAGGCGCTGGAGACGGTGCAGAGGCTGCTGCCCGTGCTATGCCAGGAGCCCCATGCCCTGACCCCGCAGCAGGTCGTGGCCATCGCCGGCAACATCGGCGGCAAGCAGGCGCTGGAGACGGTGCAGAGGCTGCTGCCCGTGCTATGCCAGGCGCCCCATGCCCTGACCCCGCAGCAGGTCGTGGCCATCGCCAGCAACGATGGCGGCAGGCAGGCGCTGGAGACGGTGCAGAGGCTGCTGCCCGTGCTATGCCAGGCGCCCCATGCCCTGACCCCGCAGCAGGTCGTGGCCATCGCCAGCAACATCGGCGGCAGGCAGGCGCTGGAGACGGTGCAGAGGCTGCTGCCCGTGCTATGCCAGGCGCCCCATGCCCTGACCCCGCAGCAGGTCGTGGCCATCGCCAGCAACGATGGCGGCAGGCAGGCGCTGGAGACGGTGCGGAGGCTGCTGCCCGTGCTATGCCAGGCGCCCCATGCCCTGACCCCGCAGCAGGTCGTGGCCATCGCCAGCAACATCGGCGGCAAGCAGGCGCTGGAAGGTGTTGTTGTCCAGTTATCCACCCCTCACCCGGCGTTGGCCGCGTTTACCAGCGACGGCCTCGTCGCCTTGGCCTGCCTCGGCGGACGTCCTGCATTGGAGGCGGTTAAGAACGGCTTGCCACAGGCGGTGGCATTGATCAGGAAAATGAACAACCGTGTTCCCGAACGCACGGCCCGCGACGTAGCTGAACTCGGGAAAACACTTCGAGTGCTGAGTTTCTTCCAGTGCCACTCCAATCCAACGCATGCATTTCATGAAGCGATGGCCGAGTTCGAGATGAGCAGGCAAGGGTTGTTACAGCTATTTCGCTGTATTGGCGTCACGGAACTCGAAGCCATCAGTGGAACTATCCCCACAACATCCCAGCGTTGGCAACGCATTGTCCATGCATTGGGGATGAAACCGCGCTCTGCTTATGTTCAAACTCCGATCCAGGAGTCCTTGCATGTATTCGCCGACTCCCTGGAGCGCGAATTGAACGCGCCCAGCCCGATGCAGGATGCATTCCCGGCTGGGTCAAGCAGCCGCAAACGGTCCCGATCCGATGATCCAGTGCACAGCTTCCTCGCACAGCAGATTGCCGATGCCCCCATTCCCGAACACCGCGATGCTCCACATCTCCCCCTCCTCAGCAGCTGGGGTGCAAAACGCCCGCGTTCCATCGCCCACGGCCTCCCGGATCCTGGAATGCCTACGGACGCCGAGCTGGCAGTTTCCAGCGCTGCTTTCCTAGAACAAGACGCGGATTTCTTCCCCTCCCCTGGCGCAGGGGAAGATTTCCAGATGTTCAGCGAGGAGGAAATAGCACGGTTGATGAATTTCTTTCCTGATTTCCCAGTAGCCGCATCCTCTGACACATGGATCGACGAAGCTGCAAGCCACTGA
- a CDS encoding acyl-CoA desaturase, producing the protein MPSPAPDLPRAMPTAAPAATPHRSGVARTLRRWFDTGAEIELDEARADRIDWLRAAPYFGLHLACLGVVWVGVSWFAVGMALAMYALRMFALTGFYHRYFAHRAFKTSRVVQFLFAALGATCVQRGPLWWAAHHRNHHRHTDTPADPHSPRQHGFWWSHSGWFLTPRGFRTDWEAIPDLRRVPELRFLDRFDLLLPVLLALALFLLGGWLQRHHPQLSTDGPQLLVWGFFVSTVALFHATFTINSLAHRFGSRRFDTRDDSRNNAWLALLTFGEGWHNNHHFFPGAARQGFRWWEIDLTWYGLKALSWTGLIRQLRPVPAGLVRAQARAR; encoded by the coding sequence GTGCCGAGTCCCGCTCCGGATCTCCCCCGTGCCATGCCCACCGCGGCGCCCGCCGCCACGCCGCACCGCAGCGGGGTGGCGCGCACGCTGCGCCGCTGGTTCGACACCGGCGCGGAGATCGAACTGGACGAGGCCCGCGCCGATCGCATCGACTGGCTGCGCGCCGCACCCTATTTCGGCCTGCATCTGGCCTGCCTGGGCGTGGTCTGGGTCGGCGTGTCCTGGTTCGCGGTGGGCATGGCGCTGGCGATGTACGCGCTGCGCATGTTCGCGCTCACCGGTTTCTATCACCGCTACTTCGCGCATCGCGCATTCAAGACCTCGCGCGTGGTGCAGTTCCTGTTCGCCGCGCTCGGCGCCACCTGCGTGCAGCGCGGGCCGCTGTGGTGGGCCGCGCACCATCGCAACCACCATCGCCACACCGATACCCCGGCCGATCCGCATTCGCCGCGGCAACATGGTTTCTGGTGGAGCCATAGCGGCTGGTTCCTGACCCCGCGCGGCTTCCGCACCGACTGGGAGGCGATCCCGGATCTGCGCCGCGTTCCGGAACTGCGCTTCCTCGACCGTTTCGACCTGCTGCTGCCGGTGCTGCTGGCGCTGGCGCTGTTCCTGCTCGGCGGCTGGCTGCAGCGTCACCATCCGCAGCTGAGCACCGATGGGCCGCAGTTGCTGGTGTGGGGCTTCTTCGTCTCCACGGTGGCCCTGTTCCATGCCACCTTCACCATCAACTCGCTGGCGCACCGCTTCGGCAGCCGCCGTTTCGACACCCGCGACGACAGCCGCAACAACGCCTGGCTGGCGCTGCTCACCTTCGGCGAGGGCTGGCACAACAACCACCATTTCTTTCCCGGCGCGGCGCGGCAAGGCTTCCGCTGGTGGGAAATCGACCTGACCTGGTATGGCCTGAAGGCGCTGTCGTGGACCGGCCTGATCCGCCAGCTCAGGCCGGTGCCGGCCGGGCTGGTGCGCGCACAGGCGCGGGCACGATGA
- a CDS encoding NAD(P)/FAD-dependent oxidoreductase — protein MSRIAVIGSGIAGLGSAWLLSQRHEVTLYEAANYLGGHTHTHALELGGVEYAVDSGFIVFNPQHYPLLSKLFAQLGVAAQPTTMSFSVHEARSGLEYNAGSLGGLFCQPGNLASPRFWRMLGDLRRFYRQAPQVLADDAQAQLTLGEFLQRHRYSKVFRDAHLVPMASALWSSPSQRILQFPMRQLIGFMANHHMLQLSGRPQWQVVAGGSNSYVRALRSRWRVHERIGTPVRSVQRLSQGVSVLTDADGDADAERYDHVVLACHADDALRLLNDASAAEREILGAIAYQDNDTVLHTDARVLPRNRRAWAAWNAHVPADPHAPCTVSYWMNALQSIASPQPFIVSLNRGDAIDPAKVLRRMRYRHPLQTHASVAAQARKGEIQGQRGTWFAGAGWGFGFHEDGLRSAVDVAAGLGVPWP, from the coding sequence ATGAGCCGCATCGCAGTGATCGGCTCGGGCATCGCCGGGCTGGGCTCGGCATGGCTGCTGTCGCAACGGCACGAAGTCACCCTGTACGAGGCCGCCAATTACCTAGGCGGCCACACCCATACCCATGCGCTCGAGCTGGGCGGCGTGGAGTACGCGGTGGACAGCGGCTTCATCGTGTTCAACCCGCAGCACTATCCGCTGCTGAGCAAACTGTTCGCGCAACTCGGCGTGGCCGCGCAGCCGACCACGATGAGTTTTTCGGTGCATGAGGCGCGCAGCGGGCTGGAATACAACGCCGGCAGCCTCGGCGGGCTGTTCTGCCAGCCCGGCAACCTGGCCAGCCCGCGCTTCTGGCGCATGCTGGGCGATCTGCGCCGTTTCTACCGGCAGGCGCCGCAGGTACTGGCCGATGATGCGCAGGCGCAGCTGACGCTGGGCGAGTTCCTGCAGCGGCACCGCTATTCGAAGGTGTTCCGCGACGCGCACCTGGTGCCGATGGCCTCGGCGCTGTGGTCCTCGCCGTCGCAGCGGATCCTGCAGTTCCCGATGCGCCAGCTGATCGGCTTCATGGCCAACCACCATATGCTGCAACTCAGCGGCCGGCCGCAATGGCAGGTGGTCGCGGGCGGCTCCAACAGTTACGTGCGCGCGCTGCGCAGCCGCTGGCGGGTGCACGAACGCATCGGCACGCCGGTGCGCTCGGTGCAGCGGCTGTCGCAGGGCGTGTCGGTGCTGACCGATGCCGACGGCGATGCCGACGCCGAGCGCTACGACCATGTGGTGCTGGCCTGCCACGCCGACGACGCCTTGCGCCTGCTCAACGACGCCAGCGCCGCCGAACGCGAGATCCTCGGCGCGATCGCCTACCAGGACAACGACACCGTGCTGCACACCGATGCGCGCGTGCTGCCGCGCAATCGCCGCGCCTGGGCCGCATGGAACGCGCACGTGCCGGCCGATCCGCACGCGCCGTGCACGGTCAGCTACTGGATGAACGCGCTGCAATCGATCGCCTCGCCGCAGCCGTTCATCGTCAGCCTCAACCGCGGCGACGCCATCGACCCGGCCAAGGTGCTGCGGCGCATGCGCTACCGGCATCCGCTGCAGACGCATGCGTCGGTGGCCGCGCAGGCGCGCAAGGGCGAGATCCAGGGCCAGCGCGGCACCTGGTTCGCCGGCGCCGGCTGGGGTTTCGGCTTCCACGAGGACGGCCTGCGCAGCGCGGTCGACGTCGCCGCCGGGCTAGGGGTACCCTGGCCATGA
- a CDS encoding DUF1365 domain-containing protein, giving the protein MNLLRSATVSAPPAGAVSTTPAAAAGTTMHGLHSALYSGWVRHRRHAPKALAFRYPLFLMYLDLAELEQVFARRWLWSVGRRNLVEFRRSDYLGDPAQALDEAVRDRVQQDCGERPLGAVRMLTHLRYFGHCFNPVTFYYCHDAQQRLHSIVAEITNTPWKQRHAYVLPVAAAHSHGSVHAWRFDKRFHVSPFMAMAHAYAWRCSEPGAQLRVHMDVLDAQPAARRFDATLVLQRREICGASLARALLRYPAMTLQVVAKIHWQALRLWLRGNPVHDHPDHSLPRERR; this is encoded by the coding sequence ATGAATCTGCTGCGCAGCGCGACCGTGTCCGCCCCGCCGGCTGGCGCCGTCTCGACAACGCCGGCGGCGGCGGCGGGCACGACCATGCACGGGTTGCACAGCGCGCTCTACAGCGGCTGGGTCCGGCACCGGCGCCATGCGCCCAAGGCGCTGGCGTTCCGCTATCCGCTGTTTTTGATGTATCTGGATCTGGCCGAACTCGAGCAGGTGTTCGCGCGGCGCTGGCTGTGGTCGGTCGGCCGCCGCAACCTGGTGGAATTTCGCCGCAGCGACTACCTGGGCGATCCGGCGCAAGCGTTGGACGAAGCGGTGCGCGACCGCGTGCAGCAGGACTGCGGCGAGCGCCCGCTCGGCGCGGTGCGCATGCTGACCCACCTGCGCTACTTCGGCCATTGCTTCAACCCGGTCACGTTCTACTACTGCCACGACGCGCAGCAGCGCCTGCACAGCATCGTCGCCGAGATCACCAACACGCCGTGGAAGCAGCGCCATGCCTACGTGCTGCCGGTGGCCGCCGCGCACAGCCACGGCAGCGTGCACGCCTGGCGCTTCGACAAGCGCTTCCACGTCTCCCCGTTCATGGCGATGGCGCACGCATACGCATGGCGCTGCAGCGAACCGGGCGCGCAGCTGCGCGTGCACATGGACGTGCTCGATGCGCAGCCGGCGGCCAGGCGCTTCGACGCCACGCTGGTGCTGCAGCGGCGCGAAATCTGCGGCGCCAGCCTGGCACGTGCGCTGCTGCGCTATCCGGCGATGACCCTGCAGGTCGTGGCCAAGATCCACTGGCAGGCATTGCGCCTGTGGCTGCGCGGCAATCCGGTGCACGACCACCCCGACCATTCCCTTCCGCGAGAACGCCGATGA
- a CDS encoding SAM-dependent methyltransferase: MNAPHAPSSASVTLAPAAPPLRGLDRLLRRRLFATLDGLRDGQLRIEEAGAITTLGSATLGSATLGSATHAESALHAHLRIHDPRFYRQAALNGSVGVGEAYMDGLWECDDLVALVRLLLRNRERLDAMETGLARLGGVVMRSLHALARNTRAGSRRNVAAHYDLGNPLFELFLDRNLMYSSALFRDADAALGDAALERAAERKLQRICAKLDLQPHHHLVEIGSGWGGFALHAARHHGCRVTTTTISREQYDLARQRVDAAGLSDRVEVLLRDYRDLDGRYDRLVSIEMIEAIGHQYLDTYFGKVGALLKDDGQALIQAITIEDHRYAQALKSVDFIKRHIFPGSFIPSVAAMTGAIARASDLRLFNLEDIGPSYALTLRAWRQRFMAKLPQVRALGYDERFIRMWEFYLAYCEGGFLERSIGDVHLWLSKPGARPAQFAPPLAHGA; this comes from the coding sequence ATGAACGCTCCGCACGCGCCCTCCTCCGCTTCCGTCACGCTGGCCCCGGCCGCGCCGCCGCTGCGCGGCCTCGACCGCCTGCTGCGGCGGCGCCTGTTCGCCACGCTCGACGGCTTGCGCGATGGCCAGCTGCGCATCGAGGAAGCAGGCGCGATCACCACGTTGGGAAGCGCCACGTTGGGGAGCGCCACCTTGGGCAGCGCCACGCACGCGGAGAGCGCGCTGCACGCGCACCTGCGTATCCACGATCCGCGCTTCTATCGGCAGGCCGCATTGAACGGCAGCGTCGGCGTCGGCGAGGCGTACATGGACGGACTGTGGGAGTGCGACGACCTGGTCGCGCTGGTGCGCCTGCTGCTGCGCAACCGCGAGCGCCTGGACGCGATGGAGACCGGCCTGGCCCGCCTCGGCGGCGTGGTCATGCGCAGCCTGCACGCGCTGGCGCGCAATACCCGCGCCGGCAGCCGCCGCAACGTCGCAGCGCACTACGACCTGGGCAATCCGCTGTTCGAGCTGTTCCTGGACCGCAACCTGATGTACTCCTCGGCGCTCTTCCGCGACGCAGACGCCGCGCTGGGCGACGCCGCGCTGGAACGCGCCGCCGAGCGCAAGCTGCAGCGCATCTGCGCCAAGCTCGACCTGCAGCCGCATCACCATCTGGTCGAGATCGGCAGCGGGTGGGGCGGTTTTGCGCTGCACGCGGCCAGGCATCACGGTTGCCGCGTCACCACCACCACGATCTCGCGCGAGCAGTACGACCTGGCGCGCCAGCGCGTGGACGCGGCCGGCCTGTCCGATCGCGTCGAGGTGCTGTTGCGCGACTACCGCGACCTGGACGGCCGCTACGACCGGCTGGTCTCGATCGAGATGATCGAGGCGATCGGCCACCAGTATCTGGACACCTATTTCGGCAAGGTCGGTGCGCTGCTCAAGGACGACGGCCAGGCGCTGATCCAGGCCATCACCATCGAGGACCACCGCTACGCGCAGGCGCTGAAATCGGTGGACTTCATCAAGCGCCACATCTTCCCCGGCAGCTTCATTCCGTCGGTGGCGGCGATGACCGGCGCGATCGCGCGCGCCAGCGACCTGCGCCTGTTCAACCTGGAAGACATCGGTCCCAGTTATGCGCTGACCCTGCGCGCCTGGCGCCAGCGCTTCATGGCTAAATTGCCGCAGGTGCGTGCGCTGGGCTACGACGAACGCTTCATCCGCATGTGGGAGTTCTACCTGGCCTATTGCGAGGGCGGCTTCCTGGAGCGCTCGATCGGCGACGTGCACCTGTGGCTGAGCAAGCCCGGTGCGCGCCCGGCGCAGTTCGCGCCGCCATTGGCGCACGGCGCATGA